The following are encoded in a window of Ensifer adhaerens genomic DNA:
- a CDS encoding benzoate/H(+) symporter BenE family transporter, with amino-acid sequence MSSHVFPSSLRFNDLAHPIVAGLISVIVNYGGTFILVFQAAKVAGLSPELTASWVWSVSIGVGMTGLWLSWRYREPIITAWSTPAAAFLVTALATTPYAEAIGAYMISALAFVALGLSGYFEKVIRLIPPGIAAGLLAGILLQFGIGAFGGASVDPLLVGLLIVAYVVLKRFSARYAVVGILVLGLLFLLAEGRVDLSGLKLEFAAPIFTMPLFSLNALLSVALPLFLITLTGQYMPGMLVLRNDGFKTSANPIVTTTGFGSLIMAPFGSHAFNIAAITAAIATGKEAHEDPSRRWIAGIAAGFFYVLVGVFGVTLAAVFMAFPATFIATLAGLALLGTIGGSLAAATADPACREAALITFLASAANIKLLGIGGAFWGLVIGLLAYIVLNGRLPQRRGSKLPLNEGTAK; translated from the coding sequence ATGTCATCACATGTTTTCCCGTCATCCCTTCGCTTCAACGACCTTGCCCATCCCATTGTCGCGGGTCTGATCTCCGTCATCGTCAACTATGGCGGCACCTTCATCCTGGTCTTTCAAGCCGCGAAAGTGGCTGGGCTCAGCCCCGAGTTGACGGCTTCCTGGGTCTGGTCGGTCTCGATCGGCGTGGGAATGACGGGGCTTTGGCTGAGCTGGCGCTATCGCGAGCCTATCATCACCGCCTGGTCGACGCCGGCCGCAGCCTTTCTCGTCACTGCGCTTGCGACCACGCCCTATGCCGAGGCCATCGGCGCCTACATGATCTCGGCTCTAGCCTTCGTCGCACTCGGGCTTTCGGGCTATTTCGAGAAGGTCATCCGGCTGATCCCGCCAGGCATCGCCGCGGGCCTGCTCGCCGGTATCCTGCTGCAGTTCGGCATCGGCGCGTTCGGCGGCGCAAGCGTCGATCCGTTGCTCGTCGGCCTGCTGATTGTCGCCTACGTCGTCCTGAAGCGCTTCTCCGCCCGCTATGCCGTGGTCGGCATCCTCGTTCTCGGGCTCCTGTTCCTGCTCGCGGAGGGCCGGGTCGACCTGTCGGGTCTGAAGTTGGAGTTCGCGGCGCCCATTTTCACCATGCCGTTGTTCTCGCTGAACGCGCTGCTTTCGGTCGCACTGCCGCTGTTTCTCATCACGCTGACCGGCCAATACATGCCGGGAATGCTGGTGCTGCGGAATGACGGCTTCAAGACCAGCGCCAACCCGATCGTGACGACGACTGGCTTCGGTTCGCTGATCATGGCGCCTTTCGGCTCGCACGCCTTCAATATCGCGGCAATCACGGCGGCGATCGCAACCGGCAAGGAGGCCCACGAAGACCCCTCCAGGCGCTGGATCGCGGGTATCGCCGCGGGCTTTTTCTACGTGCTCGTCGGCGTGTTCGGCGTTACGCTTGCGGCCGTGTTCATGGCGTTTCCTGCGACCTTCATCGCCACGCTAGCGGGCCTCGCCCTTCTCGGTACCATTGGTGGCAGCCTTGCTGCAGCAACAGCCGACCCGGCCTGCCGCGAAGCGGCGCTCATCACGTTCCTGGCCTCCGCCGCCAACATCAAGCTGCTCGGGATCGGCGGGGCCTTCTGGGGCCTGGTG
- a CDS encoding PLP-dependent aminotransferase family protein: protein MFKHSQLESVKAWIAQPAQAGMPLHARIQRAIRQLILDGALGPGKPLPASRVLAKSLGVSRDTIEAAYGQLHAEGFIDRRVGSGSFVAEVKEFAPGRRLSPRRAQSPNQAAALSRRGNAMFGSGGVSEQLLPRPFAHGVPETRTFPLALWERLGRQVLRETGRRALLHGDPQGIEELRRAIADYVNLERGARTTAERVLILTSSQQALTLCANMLLDPGDRIFIEDPAYYGARKAFDAAGLECVPIRVDRHGIAVNQIKAETRKVKAVFLTPSHQFPAGATLTLDRRLALIEWASRHQSWILEDDYDSEFHYAGKPTACLQGLDPHDRTIYIGTFTKSLFPGLRIGYAVLPPELVKPMTVARTLLDGHSAPMAQMTLARFMEGGHFGAHVRTMRSIYADRLDLLAMLVIKHLPHFLEARVPDGGLQMPCALTGAISEAAAVDAARRVGIEIMGLSALHAGGKPEPGFLMGFAAYTPSEIEGAVRKLAGAFRAAATS from the coding sequence TTGTTCAAGCATTCCCAACTCGAGTCCGTGAAGGCATGGATTGCCCAGCCCGCCCAGGCTGGGATGCCGCTTCATGCGCGCATCCAGCGGGCGATCCGGCAGTTGATCCTCGACGGTGCGCTTGGGCCGGGAAAGCCGCTTCCAGCTTCGCGCGTGCTCGCCAAATCCCTCGGCGTATCGCGCGATACGATCGAAGCGGCCTATGGCCAGCTTCATGCCGAAGGCTTCATCGACCGTCGCGTCGGGAGCGGCAGTTTCGTGGCCGAGGTGAAGGAGTTTGCACCCGGCAGGCGCCTGTCTCCAAGGCGCGCGCAGTCGCCCAACCAGGCAGCGGCTTTGAGCAGGCGGGGCAATGCCATGTTCGGCAGCGGCGGCGTCAGTGAACAGCTGTTGCCCCGCCCCTTCGCCCATGGCGTGCCGGAGACGCGCACTTTTCCGCTCGCGCTGTGGGAGCGCCTCGGACGGCAGGTCTTGCGCGAAACCGGCAGAAGGGCGCTGCTTCACGGCGACCCGCAAGGGATCGAGGAGCTGCGCCGTGCCATTGCCGACTATGTGAACCTAGAACGCGGCGCCCGTACCACGGCCGAACGGGTGCTGATCCTCACCAGCTCGCAGCAGGCGCTGACATTGTGCGCAAACATGCTGCTCGATCCCGGTGACCGCATCTTCATCGAGGATCCGGCCTATTACGGCGCGCGCAAGGCGTTCGATGCGGCGGGGCTCGAATGCGTCCCCATCCGCGTCGACCGCCATGGCATCGCCGTCAACCAGATCAAGGCGGAGACGCGCAAGGTCAAGGCCGTATTCCTGACGCCCTCGCATCAGTTCCCGGCCGGCGCCACGCTGACGCTCGATCGCCGCCTTGCGCTGATCGAATGGGCGAGCCGCCATCAGTCCTGGATCCTCGAGGACGACTACGACAGCGAATTCCACTATGCCGGCAAACCAACGGCCTGCCTTCAGGGCCTCGATCCGCACGACCGGACGATCTACATCGGCACCTTCACCAAATCGCTCTTTCCAGGGCTTCGGATCGGCTATGCAGTTCTGCCGCCTGAGCTGGTCAAGCCGATGACCGTCGCGCGTACTCTGCTTGACGGGCACTCCGCTCCGATGGCGCAAATGACACTCGCGCGCTTCATGGAAGGCGGGCATTTCGGCGCCCATGTGCGCACAATGCGCAGCATCTACGCCGACCGGCTCGACCTTTTGGCGATGCTTGTCATAAAACATCTGCCGCATTTCCTTGAAGCGCGGGTGCCCGATGGCGGCCTGCAGATGCCGTGCGCGCTGACAGGTGCGATCTCGGAGGCCGCGGCCGTCGATGCGGCACGACGTGTCGGGATCGAGATCATGGGATTGTCCGCGCTTCACGCCGGCGGCAAGCCCGAGCCCGGGTTCCTCATGGGGTTTGCCGCTTATACGCCAAGCGAGATCGAGGGGGCGGTGCGGAAGCTGGCTGGTGCCTTCCGGGCCGCGGCGACGTCATAG
- a CDS encoding GGDEF domain-containing protein has translation MQRDVQFNGQKDWRIARYAIGGIVGFAVLAQLLVYLSLVALVDQPYAAAMVGAALISLLMGVPLIVVAATQFRRAQRLRNQINHVVAHDATTGCVTGRGLVQQVNGLERRRQSAGEELHGALIHLRINNLDDVGAAFGPAWSEELLQFVASTISTSVRRDDIVARTGPASFDVLLVGATETDAEHVSNRLTTALSSAHFSADGSKVDLELSVGGALFDGSVDLERLRRAAASETVIVASEGTRPVDFVRLPSA, from the coding sequence ATGCAAAGAGACGTGCAGTTCAACGGGCAGAAAGATTGGCGGATCGCGCGATATGCCATCGGCGGCATTGTTGGATTCGCCGTGCTCGCCCAGCTCCTGGTCTATCTCAGCCTGGTCGCCCTGGTCGACCAGCCTTATGCGGCTGCCATGGTCGGTGCCGCGCTAATCTCCCTGCTGATGGGCGTGCCACTGATCGTCGTGGCAGCGACGCAGTTTCGCCGGGCGCAGCGCCTGCGCAACCAGATCAATCATGTTGTCGCCCATGATGCCACGACGGGCTGCGTGACCGGTCGCGGGCTCGTACAGCAGGTCAATGGCCTCGAACGCCGCCGCCAAAGCGCCGGCGAGGAGCTGCATGGCGCGCTCATTCATCTGCGTATCAACAATCTCGATGACGTCGGCGCTGCTTTCGGCCCGGCCTGGAGCGAGGAGCTGCTGCAATTCGTCGCTTCGACGATCAGCACGTCCGTGCGTCGCGACGATATCGTCGCCCGGACGGGCCCAGCCAGTTTCGACGTCCTGCTCGTCGGCGCAACGGAGACGGATGCGGAACATGTCTCAAACCGCCTGACGACGGCGCTGTCGTCCGCCCATTTCTCTGCCGATGGCAGCAAGGTCGACCTCGAACTCAGCGTCGGCGGAGCTTTGTTCGATGGCAGTGTCGATCTGGAACGCTTGCGCCGGGCAGCTGCCTCCGAGACGGTCATAGTTGCCAGCGAGGGCACCCGGCCTGTCGATTTTGTCCGCCTGCCTTCGGCGTGA
- a CDS encoding TolC family outer membrane protein, with protein MTLREALQIAMESNPEIGQSIENREAIEFELRQARGLYLPSVDVEASTGVRHLEDSSRRLASIENDPLYPSDVGLTITQKLFDGGGRRAELERQAARVDSASFRVLERSETIGLQIVREYFEYILQQQIVAEARKNVGVHQSILSDISSLISGGALTEADRQQASERLLAAKARLQEAEEAFDTVKISFNRLVGQPLTNPSMPKSVAGALPKTLETAIGIARTNNPRIKAADSDINVADSQVKAARSNMLPEVFAEGRVRSGNDIDGSTGNTWDAQGRIVAKWNLYRGGIDVANEQEQMRRASEQRLVFHQAHREVEEAVRISWERRGSQYDIARTLNQQAQMNVQLVESYREQLKVGQRSLLDVLGAQNSRFNVSVLAKTAQYAALFAEYRLLAATGQLLPTMKIKAPAQAEAYARNEFNVPDAPATETYRRVPSRQTNDLPLDLLAPIRQK; from the coding sequence ATGACGCTGAGGGAAGCGCTTCAGATTGCGATGGAATCGAATCCGGAAATCGGTCAGTCGATCGAAAACCGTGAGGCAATCGAATTCGAACTGCGGCAGGCGCGCGGTCTCTATCTGCCGAGCGTCGACGTCGAAGCATCGACTGGTGTGCGCCACCTCGAAGACAGCAGCCGTCGCCTTGCCTCGATCGAGAACGATCCGCTCTATCCTTCCGACGTCGGGCTGACCATCACGCAGAAGCTCTTTGATGGTGGTGGCCGTCGCGCCGAACTCGAGCGTCAAGCAGCGCGCGTCGATAGCGCCTCCTTCCGGGTGCTGGAGCGTTCCGAGACGATCGGCTTGCAGATCGTTCGCGAGTATTTCGAATATATTCTCCAGCAGCAGATCGTTGCGGAAGCGCGCAAGAACGTCGGCGTGCACCAGTCGATCTTGTCGGATATCAGTTCGTTGATTTCGGGCGGCGCTCTCACCGAGGCAGACCGTCAGCAGGCAAGCGAACGGCTGCTGGCGGCCAAGGCCCGCCTGCAGGAAGCGGAAGAGGCCTTCGATACGGTCAAGATCAGCTTCAACCGCCTGGTCGGACAGCCCCTCACCAATCCATCCATGCCGAAGTCGGTCGCCGGCGCGCTGCCGAAGACACTGGAGACGGCGATCGGCATTGCGCGCACCAACAATCCGCGGATCAAGGCTGCCGACTCCGACATCAATGTCGCGGACTCGCAGGTCAAGGCGGCACGCTCGAACATGCTGCCCGAAGTCTTCGCCGAGGGCCGCGTGCGCTCAGGCAACGATATCGACGGCTCGACCGGCAACACCTGGGACGCACAGGGCCGGATCGTCGCGAAGTGGAATCTCTATCGTGGCGGCATCGATGTCGCCAACGAGCAGGAGCAGATGCGCCGCGCAAGCGAACAGCGCCTGGTCTTCCATCAGGCGCACCGCGAGGTCGAGGAAGCCGTGCGCATCTCCTGGGAGCGCCGCGGCAGCCAGTACGACATCGCCCGCACGCTGAACCAGCAGGCGCAGATGAACGTGCAACTCGTCGAATCCTATCGCGAGCAGCTCAAGGTCGGCCAGCGTTCGCTGCTCGACGTGCTCGGCGCGCAGAATTCGCGTTTCAACGTCAGCGTTCTCGCAAAGACCGCGCAGTATGCCGCGCTTTTTGCCGAGTACCGGCTGCTGGCAGCAACAGGCCAGCTGCTGCCGACCATGAAGATCAAGGCGCCGGCGCAGGCGGAAGCCTATGCGCGCAATGAGTTCAATGTCCCGGATGCGCCGGCCACGGAAACCTATCGTCGTGTGCCGTCGCGCCAGACGAACGACTTGCCGCTCGACCTGTTGGCGCCGATCCGGCAGAAATGA
- a CDS encoding type I secretion system permease/ATPase → MQGIDRHVQIGPSLTGFSEAFKEICIFLNRPSSDSVLYSDVPFDPRLPSAEDVSRIAERVGLETELVSARAIGNRDFVYPLLLVFRDGSAMALLEEAPDGTLSLSNRLAAPREMPITLSDLEVGGLAYALSFSATYLNTATGRGVGEARNIDRRHWLTATVKPFWQAYVQVAVAAFFINVLALAAPLFTMNVYDRILPNKAIATLWVLALGISTAILFDFLLKTVRAALIDYAGRKADLKLSYMLFEKILHATMASRPPSTGEYANRAMQYEFVREFFTSNTLSTIIDSLFVFVFIAAVYAVAGWIAIIPAVAFIFSLLIGYVAQYKIGNRVAAASNESAQRQALLVETISAIETVKTLHSEKQLLRRWNELAKHSSNTSEQIKEISSWASHATQFVQQLVTVCIVVAGAYEFTEGKISSGAIIAASMLSGRAVAPLGQIAMTLARLRQAILSLRILNAVMEQPEDRPDTIGFVNREIRNGSITFTNLDFAYPQTDHKVVSGMNVTIKAGERVGIIGRIGSGKTTIGRLLAGLYAPSAGRILLDGVDIRQLHPSVVRSAVSFVSQNSDLFSGTIKENLLMANPTASDEEVVAAARLAGVDEFVSHHPRGYDMPVGERGSQLSGGQRQAVAIARLLLRKPKVVFLDEPSGAMDLASERELINKLSNVFSGDVTLLISTHRHSMLSLVDRLLVLDRGRIVADGPKAAVIEQLQRRSGPAGPAEGAGL, encoded by the coding sequence ATGCAAGGCATTGACAGGCATGTGCAGATTGGCCCGTCTCTGACCGGCTTTTCCGAGGCGTTCAAGGAGATTTGCATCTTCTTGAACCGCCCCTCGTCAGATAGTGTGCTCTATTCGGACGTGCCCTTCGACCCTCGGTTGCCGAGCGCCGAGGACGTCTCCCGTATTGCCGAGCGGGTCGGCCTGGAAACGGAGCTCGTTTCCGCGCGCGCGATCGGCAATCGTGATTTCGTCTACCCTCTGCTGCTGGTCTTTCGCGATGGCAGTGCCATGGCGCTTCTGGAAGAGGCGCCCGACGGCACGCTAAGCCTCTCCAACAGACTGGCGGCGCCCCGCGAGATGCCGATCACCCTGTCCGACCTTGAGGTCGGCGGGCTCGCCTACGCCTTGTCTTTCTCGGCCACCTACCTCAACACCGCGACTGGCCGCGGCGTCGGCGAGGCGCGCAACATCGACCGCCGCCATTGGCTGACCGCCACGGTCAAGCCGTTCTGGCAGGCCTATGTGCAGGTCGCGGTCGCCGCGTTCTTCATCAACGTGCTGGCGCTTGCAGCCCCGCTCTTCACGATGAACGTTTATGATCGCATCCTGCCGAACAAGGCTATCGCGACCCTCTGGGTGCTGGCGCTCGGGATCAGCACCGCCATTCTCTTCGACTTCCTTTTGAAGACTGTGCGTGCGGCGCTGATCGACTATGCCGGCCGCAAGGCGGACCTGAAACTCTCCTACATGCTGTTCGAGAAGATCCTGCATGCGACCATGGCGTCGCGACCGCCTTCGACCGGCGAATACGCCAACCGGGCGATGCAGTACGAATTCGTTCGGGAATTCTTCACGTCGAACACGCTCAGCACGATCATCGACAGTCTTTTCGTCTTCGTCTTCATCGCAGCCGTCTATGCGGTGGCGGGCTGGATCGCCATTATCCCGGCGGTCGCCTTCATCTTCAGTCTCCTGATCGGTTATGTCGCGCAATACAAGATCGGCAACCGCGTCGCCGCCGCGTCGAATGAATCAGCCCAGCGTCAGGCGCTGCTGGTCGAAACGATCAGTGCGATCGAGACGGTGAAGACGCTGCACTCGGAAAAGCAGTTGCTTCGCCGCTGGAACGAGCTCGCCAAGCATTCCTCGAACACGTCCGAGCAGATCAAGGAGATTTCCTCCTGGGCCTCGCATGCGACGCAGTTCGTGCAGCAGCTGGTCACGGTCTGCATCGTCGTTGCCGGCGCCTATGAATTTACCGAGGGCAAGATTTCATCCGGCGCGATCATTGCTGCCAGCATGCTTTCCGGCCGCGCCGTCGCGCCGCTCGGGCAGATCGCCATGACGCTGGCGCGACTGCGCCAGGCCATTCTGTCGCTGCGGATCCTCAATGCCGTGATGGAGCAGCCGGAGGACCGACCGGACACGATCGGCTTCGTCAACCGCGAGATCCGCAACGGCAGCATCACCTTTACGAATCTCGACTTTGCTTACCCGCAAACGGACCACAAGGTGGTCAGCGGTATGAACGTCACGATCAAAGCGGGCGAGCGCGTCGGCATCATCGGCCGCATCGGTTCGGGCAAGACGACAATCGGCCGCCTTCTGGCGGGTCTCTACGCGCCGAGCGCCGGACGCATCCTGCTCGATGGTGTCGATATTCGGCAGCTACACCCCTCCGTCGTCCGTTCGGCCGTCTCGTTCGTGTCGCAGAATTCCGACCTCTTTTCCGGGACCATCAAGGAAAACCTGCTGATGGCGAACCCGACCGCCAGCGACGAAGAGGTGGTTGCGGCAGCGAGACTGGCCGGCGTCGATGAGTTCGTCTCGCATCATCCGCGTGGTTATGACATGCCGGTCGGCGAACGCGGTTCCCAGCTTTCGGGTGGACAGCGCCAGGCGGTCGCCATTGCCCGGCTGCTACTGCGCAAGCCGAAGGTGGTGTTTCTGGACGAGCCATCCGGTGCGATGGACCTCGCCAGCGAGCGCGAGTTGATCAACAAGCTTTCCAATGTCTTCAGCGGCGACGTCACGCTTTTGATCTCAACGCACCGCCATAGCATGCTGAGCCTTGTCGACCGGCTGCTGGTTCTCGACCGAGGGCGCATCGTCGCCGACGGACCGAAGGCTGCCGTTATCGAGCAGTTGCAGCGACGTTCCGGTCCCGCCGGGCCGGCAGAAGGGGCGGGGCTATGA
- a CDS encoding HlyD family type I secretion periplasmic adaptor subunit: MTEKPPLAARAGLLVIGLLISSFVAWAAIAEVDEIARGEGKVIPVSKTQIIQSSEPGIVREIAVQPGQVVRRGDLILRLDDTASGSSLGELEAKARSLRAQIARLELEETGAYDSKYICPEDIAKVAPAICANEEQLLQAKAGNFNNKLSVMQAREGQRQQELAEAEANITRLSESMQVTEREQELLAPMGKRKLVAQTELLRVEKELTDTRGQLALWKESVGKLEAALREASLQVTELSLQLKQEALAEKTEALSQLSVIDETIRGATSRVANTDIRSPVDGIINTLDVNTVGAYVTPGAVIGGVVPTSETLLVEARLSPRDVAFVRTGQAALIKISAYDFSIYGGLGGIVETVSADSLVDQNNGETYYLVRVKTDMAALVKDGREYAIMPGMIASVDIMTGKKTILAYLMKPINKAREEALRER; the protein is encoded by the coding sequence ATGACTGAGAAACCGCCGCTGGCCGCGCGCGCTGGACTGTTGGTGATCGGCCTTTTGATCAGTTCCTTCGTCGCCTGGGCGGCGATCGCCGAGGTCGACGAGATCGCCCGCGGCGAAGGCAAGGTCATTCCCGTCTCGAAAACGCAGATCATTCAATCGAGCGAGCCCGGTATCGTGCGCGAGATCGCCGTGCAGCCCGGCCAGGTCGTGCGCCGCGGCGACCTGATCCTGCGCCTCGATGATACGGCAAGCGGCTCGTCGCTCGGCGAGCTCGAAGCCAAGGCCCGCTCGCTGCGGGCGCAGATCGCACGGCTGGAACTCGAGGAGACCGGGGCCTACGACAGCAAGTACATCTGCCCCGAGGATATCGCCAAGGTTGCCCCGGCAATCTGCGCCAACGAGGAACAGTTGCTTCAGGCCAAGGCCGGAAACTTCAACAACAAGCTGTCGGTGATGCAGGCCCGTGAGGGACAGCGCCAGCAGGAATTGGCGGAAGCGGAGGCCAACATCACCCGGCTGAGCGAGAGCATGCAGGTGACCGAGCGCGAGCAGGAGCTGCTCGCGCCGATGGGCAAGCGCAAGCTCGTCGCGCAAACCGAACTGCTTCGGGTCGAGAAGGAACTGACCGACACCAGAGGACAGCTCGCACTCTGGAAAGAATCGGTCGGCAAACTCGAGGCGGCGCTCAGGGAGGCGTCGCTGCAGGTGACGGAGCTCTCGCTGCAACTGAAGCAGGAGGCGCTGGCCGAAAAAACCGAGGCGCTTTCGCAGCTTTCGGTGATCGATGAGACCATTCGCGGCGCCACAAGCCGGGTTGCCAATACCGACATTCGCTCGCCGGTCGATGGCATCATCAATACGCTCGATGTCAACACCGTCGGCGCCTATGTGACGCCCGGAGCGGTGATCGGCGGCGTCGTTCCGACGTCGGAGACGCTGCTTGTCGAGGCGCGGCTTTCTCCGCGGGATGTCGCCTTCGTTCGCACCGGACAGGCGGCGCTGATCAAGATTTCTGCCTATGATTTCTCGATCTATGGGGGGCTCGGCGGAATTGTCGAGACCGTCAGCGCTGACAGCCTCGTCGACCAGAACAACGGTGAGACCTACTATCTCGTGCGCGTCAAAACCGACATGGCCGCCCTCGTGAAGGACGGGCGCGAATACGCGATCATGCCGGGCATGATTGCCTCGGTCGACATCATGACCGGCAAGAAGACGATTCTTGCCTACCTGATGAAGCCGATCAACAAGGCCCGCGAGGAAGCGCTGCGGGAGCGCTGA
- a CDS encoding ribbon-helix-helix domain-containing protein: protein MNETPPLADEEDMSALRFRVVTVGGQRRGIKLEEIYWHCLGELAARNGCRLADIVASCERELEGDGNLTARLRYVATRHLRDQLETARKRGSLAAVASQVRASPSPAFALTGSKHIVAYNAAFLSFVQTRVLRSQQPQAARGLRLSFDVQFVDLVQRLKAAPGEPQPAGFTIGVQGQVTRGKLNAALAPLVDQDVIIGFILG, encoded by the coding sequence ATGAACGAGACGCCGCCTCTGGCAGATGAAGAGGACATGAGTGCGCTTCGGTTCCGCGTCGTTACCGTCGGCGGTCAACGCCGCGGCATCAAGCTCGAGGAAATCTACTGGCACTGTCTGGGCGAGCTTGCCGCACGGAATGGCTGTCGGCTTGCCGATATCGTTGCGTCCTGCGAAAGGGAACTCGAAGGCGACGGCAATCTGACCGCACGTCTGCGCTATGTCGCGACCCGCCACCTTCGTGATCAGCTTGAGACGGCCAGAAAGCGCGGCAGCCTGGCGGCCGTCGCCAGCCAGGTACGCGCCAGCCCGTCGCCAGCTTTTGCGCTCACGGGCAGCAAGCACATCGTCGCCTACAACGCGGCCTTCCTCTCCTTCGTTCAGACGCGCGTATTGCGCTCCCAGCAGCCGCAGGCGGCGCGTGGCTTGAGGCTTTCGTTCGACGTTCAGTTCGTCGATCTGGTCCAGCGCTTGAAAGCGGCTCCGGGCGAGCCGCAGCCGGCGGGCTTCACCATCGGGGTGCAGGGGCAGGTTACGCGCGGCAAGCTCAATGCTGCACTCGCCCCGCTCGTGGATCAGGACGTGATCATCGGCTTCATTCTCGGTTGA
- a CDS encoding transglutaminase-like cysteine peptidase has product MNKTHWKHGRKYLKTSVFAIGLASLFATTPTQAGQPAVLGPGLLHQMVSLASPLAAIATQTIDTWSKQASEALRRQNVQQVALATRPDLRPQSSAQSEPSAVFHSVAFRVSAIPVARKWKTVYPAVVAADFNDCAQKSGCAARDILGQAIENADGLAFRQKISGINRTVNRIVRYQPDAENYGAKDYWATPDEILARGKGDCEDYAILKMAALKAAGLPSEAMSIVVLRDVRRNLYHAVLAITTSQGHFILDNLSDEVKLDTALPSYQPLFSVSAERSWIHGIKSTGDKVASAAPLADVMPGEGIAVR; this is encoded by the coding sequence ATGAATAAGACGCATTGGAAGCACGGCAGGAAATACCTGAAGACTTCGGTCTTCGCGATCGGCCTTGCGTCGCTTTTCGCAACGACACCTACGCAGGCTGGCCAACCGGCCGTGCTCGGCCCCGGCCTGTTGCATCAGATGGTGAGCCTGGCAAGCCCGCTCGCCGCCATCGCAACGCAGACCATCGACACCTGGTCAAAGCAGGCTTCCGAAGCCCTCCGGCGCCAGAACGTGCAGCAAGTGGCGCTGGCGACCCGCCCTGATCTCCGGCCCCAGTCGTCCGCACAGTCGGAACCATCCGCCGTTTTCCACTCGGTTGCGTTCCGGGTGTCAGCGATCCCGGTCGCCCGCAAGTGGAAGACCGTCTACCCGGCAGTAGTGGCTGCGGACTTCAACGATTGCGCACAAAAGAGCGGTTGCGCAGCCCGCGACATTCTCGGCCAGGCGATCGAAAACGCTGATGGTCTTGCCTTTCGCCAGAAGATCAGCGGCATCAACCGGACTGTGAACCGGATCGTTCGCTACCAGCCGGACGCGGAAAACTACGGGGCCAAGGATTATTGGGCGACGCCGGACGAAATTCTTGCCCGAGGCAAGGGCGACTGCGAAGACTATGCCATTTTGAAGATGGCCGCGTTGAAGGCGGCGGGACTGCCGTCGGAGGCGATGTCGATCGTGGTTCTGCGTGACGTCAGGCGCAACCTATATCACGCGGTCCTCGCGATCACGACGAGCCAGGGCCACTTCATCCTCGATAACCTCAGCGACGAGGTGAAGCTCGATACCGCCTTGCCGAGCTATCAGCCGCTGTTTTCGGTCAGCGCCGAGCGTTCCTGGATCCACGGCATCAAGAGCACCGGCGACAAGGTCGCCTCCGCCGCACCGCTTGCCGACGTCATGCCCGGAGAAGGCATCGCCGTTCGCTGA